The following are encoded together in the Vibrio zhugei genome:
- a CDS encoding sensor domain-containing diguanylate cyclase, with product MKRLSKTLSKGVIAWILCSLIPLSYYAYQTNKVSEFVYEQMEAQGFQFLSFVESQAHDAAARLQQSVDQLSHSTLLNHYAQHAQPQLKKYIEDQWLITAFTSQLFYQLRYIDVHGEERIRINYDTKKQKLPEIVPDSQLQNKSERDYFQYATTLKNGEQGQFGIDLEYEHKKPIIPYKPGLRIIVPIHADQERFGYFVANLDVLPIIKRITENKQNLLVDFVDRSGFYVISSDPSKLFGDIISERAQYNIPAEYPDLWKVMSEYPNRKNVVLTEQGLFFYQPFINRVFANAGPLLMVSHFSHAELDAMLNTRNSIIFAQSVILWLIFGLVSILGSLGWEHIQANKQSKKFASFVLENGMAAAITNKNHDIIQCNHKFSELFLIEPKHLIGKHLLHFISDPRDQENVITALNTHQGWSGDLAFLSPNGEQLVCQTSIQAHMDSRNKRVENYVYSLADVSNHHHVIDALTDKNHRDPMTSLWNKPKFEEILEIMARHQPSDDDDELNHNFLAIVDIDCFKTLNDTHGHRVGDEAIMYIAIQMTTLLRQSDFIARIGGDEFAIITQSKDMSTVCHMMNRVRVAVASWPEYNVSISIGIAALSNDPVSSFTNADKALYRAKRKGRNCISTHDERGTPT from the coding sequence ATGAAACGCTTAAGTAAAACCTTGTCCAAAGGCGTTATTGCATGGATTCTCTGCTCCCTCATCCCCTTAAGCTATTATGCTTATCAAACAAACAAGGTATCCGAGTTTGTCTATGAGCAAATGGAGGCACAAGGCTTTCAGTTTTTATCGTTCGTCGAAAGTCAGGCACATGATGCCGCCGCACGCCTTCAGCAAAGCGTTGACCAACTTAGCCACTCAACGTTGCTCAATCACTATGCCCAACACGCTCAACCGCAACTCAAAAAGTACATCGAGGATCAGTGGTTGATTACCGCTTTTACCTCACAACTGTTTTATCAACTTCGTTATATTGATGTGCATGGCGAAGAGCGTATCCGCATCAATTACGATACAAAAAAGCAAAAACTCCCGGAAATCGTTCCAGATAGCCAATTACAAAATAAAAGTGAGCGCGACTACTTTCAGTATGCGACCACACTCAAAAACGGTGAACAGGGCCAGTTTGGGATTGATCTCGAATATGAACATAAGAAACCGATTATTCCCTATAAACCTGGACTACGTATCATTGTTCCGATCCATGCAGACCAAGAGCGGTTCGGGTATTTTGTCGCCAACTTAGATGTGCTCCCCATCATCAAACGGATTACCGAAAACAAACAAAATTTGCTGGTCGATTTTGTCGACCGCAGCGGTTTCTATGTCATCAGTAGTGATCCTTCTAAATTGTTCGGAGATATCATTTCAGAGCGAGCACAGTATAACATTCCAGCAGAGTACCCTGATCTGTGGAAAGTGATGTCCGAATATCCGAATCGTAAAAATGTCGTCTTAACCGAACAAGGCCTGTTTTTTTATCAACCTTTTATTAATCGCGTTTTCGCCAACGCTGGCCCCTTACTCATGGTCTCGCATTTTTCTCATGCAGAACTTGATGCCATGCTGAACACACGCAATAGCATTATTTTCGCACAAAGTGTGATTCTCTGGCTCATTTTCGGCTTGGTGAGCATTCTTGGTAGTCTCGGCTGGGAACACATTCAAGCCAATAAACAAAGCAAAAAGTTTGCGAGTTTTGTGCTGGAAAATGGTATGGCCGCCGCAATTACCAATAAAAATCATGACATAATTCAATGTAATCATAAATTTAGTGAATTATTCTTAATTGAACCGAAGCACTTAATCGGCAAACACTTACTCCATTTTATCTCGGATCCAAGAGATCAAGAGAACGTCATCACCGCCTTAAACACGCATCAAGGATGGTCTGGCGATCTGGCTTTTCTATCCCCGAATGGCGAGCAACTGGTTTGTCAAACCTCCATTCAAGCGCATATGGATTCTCGTAACAAACGGGTGGAAAATTATGTTTACTCGCTTGCCGATGTATCAAACCATCATCATGTTATCGATGCATTAACCGATAAAAATCATCGCGATCCGATGACATCACTCTGGAACAAACCAAAATTCGAAGAAATACTGGAAATTATGGCACGCCATCAACCCTCAGACGATGACGATGAACTTAATCACAACTTCCTCGCTATCGTCGATATTGATTGTTTTAAGACGCTCAATGATACGCACGGACACCGAGTTGGCGATGAGGCCATTATGTATATCGCCATCCAAATGACCACCTTGCTCAGACAATCGGATTTTATTGCCCGTATTGGGGGGGATGAATTCGCCATCATCACTCAAAGTAAAGACATGAGTACCGTATGCCATATGATGAATCGAGTGCGTGTGGCGGTTGCCAGCTGGCCAGAGTACAACGTCAGTATCAGTATTGGTATCGCGGCGCTGTCTAATGACCCTGTCAGTAGTTTCACCAACGCGGACAAAGCTTTGTATCGTGCCAAACGTAAAGGTCGCAACTGCATTTCTACCCATGATGAGCGAGGAACGCCGACCTAA
- a CDS encoding IS3 family transposase (programmed frameshift) has protein sequence MTKRQRRTFSAEFKMDAASLVLDQGYSIPEAARSMDISETVLRRWVDQLKIERGGATPATKAITPEQQKIQELEARISRLEREKSIPKKGYRSLNVGRTRTFSLIDQLRECESVKVLCKLFNVASSCYYEFKHRKPDANRIRLAIRIKELFNMSRGSAGSRTLVSMLRSKNIEIGRFKVRKIMQEAGLMSKQPGSHRYKHAKSERPDIPNLLKREFSVTTPNRVWCGDITYIWAGSKWSYLAVVLDLFSRRVVGWSLSDKPDAELASKALDMAWEQRGSPMNVMFHSDQGCQYSSRKFRQRLWRYRITQSMSRRGNCWDNAPMERLFRSLKTEWVPATGYLTQTQAKKDISYYLMAYYNRQRPHQANDGMSPVNAENRLKSVSGIY, from the exons ATGACAAAACGACAACGACGTACATTTTCTGCTGAATTCAAAATGGATGCTGCAAGCTTGGTTCTTGACCAAGGATATTCAATACCAGAAGCAGCACGTTCCATGGATATTAGTGAAACCGTTTTACGACGATGGGTCGACCAGCTCAAGATTGAGCGTGGTGGTGCGACTCCGGCAACCAAAGCAATCACTCCTGAACAACAGAAAATCCAGGAATTAGAAGCCCGAATTAGTCGTTTGGAAAGAGAGAAATCCATAC CTAAAAAAGGCTACCGCTCTCTTAATGTCGGACGAACTCGAACGTTCTCGTTAATTGACCAACTGAGGGAGTGTGAATCGGTCAAGGTACTTTGCAAGCTGTTCAATGTGGCTTCGTCCTGTTACTACGAATTTAAGCATAGAAAGCCGGATGCGAATCGCATTCGGCTAGCCATCCGAATTAAAGAACTCTTCAACATGAGCCGAGGCTCTGCTGGCAGTCGTACTCTGGTCTCTATGTTGCGTTCAAAAAACATCGAAATCGGTCGATTTAAAGTACGAAAAATAATGCAAGAAGCCGGTCTAATGAGCAAACAGCCGGGCTCTCATCGATATAAGCATGCAAAATCAGAGCGGCCGGATATTCCGAATCTGTTGAAGCGTGAATTCTCTGTCACTACTCCGAATCGAGTATGGTGCGGTGATATCACGTATATTTGGGCAGGCTCGAAGTGGAGTTATCTAGCTGTAGTGCTTGATCTATTTAGTCGACGTGTCGTGGGTTGGTCTCTATCGGATAAGCCTGATGCTGAGTTAGCGTCTAAAGCCCTTGATATGGCTTGGGAGCAACGAGGAAGTCCTATGAACGTGATGTTCCACTCAGACCAAGGATGCCAGTACAGCAGTCGTAAATTTAGACAGAGACTTTGGCGATATCGCATAACTCAAAGTATGAGTCGTCGAGGTAACTGTTGGGATAATGCTCCAATGGAAAGGCTCTTTAGAAGCCTGAAAACGGAATGGGTACCAGCAACAGGCTATTTGACTCAGACTCAAGCGAAGAAAGATATCAGCTACTACTTGATGGCCTACTATAATCGGCAACGGCCTCATCAAGCGAACGATGGGATGTCTCCAGTAAATGCCGAAAATCGGCTTAAATCTGTGTCCGGAATTTATTGA
- the aspA gene encoding aspartate ammonia-lyase yields MMTAPAHQTPMRLEEDLLGQREVPANAYYGIHTLRAMENFQISSVTISDVPEFIRGMVMTKKAAALANQELGVLPKDVATAIIQACDCILTTGKCMDQFPSDVFQGGAGTSVNMNTNEVIANLALEIMGHEKGRYDIINPNDHVNRSQSTNCAYPTGFRIAVYNSIKQLIHSINYLKAEFTAKSEEFDHILKMGRTQLQDAVPMTVGQEFHAWSVTLNEEIRALEYTSKLLLEVNLGATAIGTGLNAAPGYQQMAVRHLAEVTHLPVVPAEDLIEATSDCGAYVMAHGALKRLAVKMSKLCNDLRLLSSGPRAGLNELNLPELQAGSSIMPAKVNPVVPEVVNQVCFKVMGNDNTISIAAEGGQLQLNVMEPVIAQCMFESISLLSNACINLRDKCIHGITANKEVCEGYVFNSIGIVTYLNPYIGHHEGDIVGKICAETGKSVREVVLERGLLTSEQLDEIFSSSNLMNPSYKGKRYN; encoded by the coding sequence ATGATGACAGCTCCTGCTCATCAAACTCCAATGCGACTAGAAGAAGACTTGCTGGGTCAACGTGAAGTGCCTGCCAACGCGTATTATGGCATTCACACGCTCCGTGCGATGGAAAACTTTCAAATTTCTAGTGTGACCATTTCAGATGTTCCAGAATTTATTCGTGGCATGGTCATGACGAAAAAAGCGGCGGCGCTCGCCAACCAAGAACTTGGCGTGCTCCCTAAAGATGTGGCGACAGCGATCATTCAAGCCTGTGATTGTATTTTAACCACAGGAAAGTGCATGGATCAGTTTCCTTCTGATGTGTTTCAGGGGGGAGCGGGTACCTCGGTCAATATGAATACTAACGAAGTCATTGCTAATTTGGCACTGGAGATTATGGGTCATGAAAAAGGTCGTTACGATATTATCAACCCTAACGATCATGTGAACCGCAGCCAATCAACCAACTGTGCTTATCCGACTGGGTTTCGTATTGCCGTGTATAACAGCATTAAGCAGTTGATTCACTCTATCAATTATTTAAAAGCGGAATTTACCGCTAAGAGTGAAGAGTTTGACCATATTTTAAAAATGGGTCGGACTCAGCTACAAGACGCCGTTCCTATGACCGTGGGACAAGAGTTTCACGCTTGGTCTGTCACCTTAAACGAAGAAATTCGTGCTTTAGAATACACCTCAAAGCTGTTGCTAGAAGTGAACTTAGGGGCAACCGCTATTGGGACAGGCTTGAACGCGGCTCCGGGTTATCAGCAAATGGCCGTCCGCCATTTAGCCGAAGTCACCCACTTGCCCGTGGTACCAGCAGAAGACTTAATTGAAGCAACGTCTGACTGTGGCGCGTATGTGATGGCTCACGGTGCGCTAAAACGCCTTGCGGTAAAAATGTCGAAGCTTTGTAATGACTTGCGGTTACTGTCTTCAGGCCCACGCGCAGGCTTGAATGAGTTAAACCTACCGGAATTACAAGCGGGTTCATCGATTATGCCTGCAAAAGTTAACCCTGTGGTACCCGAGGTGGTCAACCAAGTGTGCTTTAAAGTCATGGGCAATGACAACACCATCTCTATTGCAGCCGAAGGCGGCCAATTACAGCTGAATGTGATGGAACCGGTTATCGCGCAATGTATGTTTGAATCGATTTCGTTGCTTTCTAATGCCTGTATTAATCTGCGTGATAAATGCATTCACGGCATCACAGCCAATAAAGAAGTCTGTGAGGGTTATGTCTTTAACTCGATTGGTATCGTGACGTATTTGAATCCTTACATCGGTCACCATGAAGGCGATATTGTTGGTAAGATTTGTGCGGAAACAGGCAAAAGCGTTCGCGAAGTTGTACTGGAACGTGGGTTGCTGACCAGTGAGCAACTTGATGAGATTTTCTCTTCCAGTAACTTAATGAATCCGTCGTATAAAGGAAAGCGTTACAATTAA
- a CDS encoding protein-disulfide reductase DsbD, with the protein MIIRCLAILVWALLYLSPAHAALSKSSFSLSSHNNAFLPVDQAFAFSSYQQGDQIYLDWQIQSGYYLYQERINLQGKQLTLGDYSLPQATPHHDEFMGDVHIYTEPTSLRLPLKKVGNQASLTITYQGCAEAGFCYPPETRTIDVKPLSQSGTPPSTVQTSGQATSSQASAPPPKNTASLTEQLVEHWWTPILFLLLGIGLAFTPCVLPMYPILTSIVLGNRQQSTKRTWGLSLLYVQGMALTYTLLGLLVASAGMQFQAALQQPAILITTSLVFVVLAASMFGLYTLQLPSSLQTRLNQWSDGQRGGHSLGVFVMGAISGLVCSPCTTAPLSGALLYVSQTGDLLTGAVTLYALSLGMGIPLILVAVFGQKLLPQAGQWMTHVKTLFGFILLAAPLLLLERILPTEWIMWLWSALGLVSFGWLYHVHNATATNTWKNSVLAIIAIIGLCGSALPILMQVMPLATQQNANAPVMKLTKHKVHNLAELKQQLALAQQQGKPVMLDLYADWCVACKEFEKYTFQDRQVIEHLNDFVVLQADVTGNTPTDIALLKHLHVLGLPTLDFWDAEGQALPDARISGFKNAEHFIQHLQQHAL; encoded by the coding sequence ATGATCATACGTTGTTTAGCGATTCTCGTTTGGGCGCTGCTCTACCTGAGCCCTGCGCATGCTGCTCTCTCCAAAAGCTCATTTTCCTTATCTTCGCACAATAACGCGTTTCTTCCTGTTGATCAGGCCTTTGCGTTTAGCTCTTATCAGCAAGGCGACCAAATCTATCTTGACTGGCAAATTCAGTCTGGCTACTACCTCTATCAAGAACGCATCAACCTACAAGGCAAGCAGTTAACACTCGGCGATTATTCGCTCCCTCAAGCGACGCCGCATCATGATGAGTTCATGGGGGATGTCCACATTTATACCGAGCCGACCTCGCTGCGTCTCCCGCTCAAAAAGGTCGGTAACCAAGCCAGCCTCACCATTACCTATCAAGGCTGTGCCGAAGCCGGATTTTGTTATCCCCCCGAGACTCGCACCATTGACGTTAAGCCCCTCTCTCAGAGCGGTACACCACCATCAACCGTGCAGACCTCGGGCCAAGCGACGTCCAGTCAGGCCAGCGCCCCACCACCGAAGAATACCGCCTCTCTGACGGAGCAGCTGGTTGAGCATTGGTGGACCCCCATCTTATTCCTGCTCCTTGGGATTGGCTTGGCATTCACTCCCTGTGTTCTGCCTATGTACCCAATTCTAACCAGTATCGTCTTGGGTAACCGCCAACAAAGTACCAAGCGGACATGGGGACTGAGCTTGCTGTATGTACAAGGTATGGCTCTGACTTACACCCTCTTAGGATTATTAGTCGCATCAGCCGGCATGCAATTTCAAGCCGCGTTGCAGCAACCAGCGATTCTGATCACCACCAGTCTTGTCTTTGTGGTGTTGGCGGCCTCAATGTTTGGTCTGTATACCTTACAGCTTCCAAGCTCATTGCAAACTCGCCTCAATCAATGGAGTGATGGGCAACGGGGTGGGCATAGCCTAGGCGTTTTTGTGATGGGGGCGATTTCAGGGTTGGTCTGCTCGCCCTGTACCACTGCGCCGTTATCGGGTGCATTGTTGTATGTGTCGCAAACGGGTGACTTGCTGACCGGTGCGGTCACGCTTTATGCCCTGTCGCTCGGTATGGGAATTCCCTTAATTTTAGTCGCCGTATTCGGACAAAAATTACTGCCACAAGCAGGCCAATGGATGACCCATGTTAAAACGCTATTTGGCTTCATTTTATTGGCGGCGCCTTTATTATTACTTGAACGTATCCTGCCGACAGAATGGATCATGTGGCTGTGGTCTGCGCTCGGTCTGGTCAGTTTTGGTTGGCTTTATCATGTGCACAATGCAACAGCGACGAACACATGGAAAAATAGCGTACTGGCGATTATCGCCATCATTGGTCTGTGTGGCTCAGCCTTGCCAATTCTCATGCAGGTGATGCCTCTTGCGACTCAGCAAAATGCCAATGCGCCAGTGATGAAACTCACTAAACACAAAGTCCACAACCTCGCGGAACTCAAACAACAGCTGGCGCTCGCCCAGCAGCAAGGCAAACCCGTGATGCTCGACCTGTATGCAGATTGGTGTGTCGCCTGCAAAGAATTTGAAAAATACACGTTCCAAGACCGTCAGGTCATTGAACATTTGAACGACTTCGTCGTGCTGCAGGCGGATGTCACGGGCAACACCCCAACCGATATCGCCTTACTCAAGCATTTACATGTCCTCGGCTTACCCACCCTCGACTTTTGGGATGCCGAGGGCCAAGCGCTACCCGACGCTCGCATCAGTGGGTTTAAAAATGCTGAGCATTTCATACAGCATCTGCAGCAACATGCTTTATAA
- a CDS encoding response regulator transcription factor, whose amino-acid sequence MNATYSILIADDHPLFRNALLQSIQMAFTHTRLLEADSLHTLVRLLNQEEEIDLVLLDLKMPGTNGMSGLIQLRAEYPDLPIVVISASEESAIVSQVKHYGAFGFIPKSSDMKTLIAALRQVLEGAPYFPEEMLNNGHAFDDVSERIASLTPQQYKVLNMLSDGLLNKQIAHELHVSEATIKAHLTAIFRKLDVKNRTQAVILLQEHHS is encoded by the coding sequence ATGAACGCAACCTACTCTATTCTCATTGCCGATGACCATCCGCTGTTTCGCAATGCCTTATTACAATCCATTCAAATGGCGTTCACGCACACCCGTCTGCTGGAAGCGGATTCACTGCATACGTTGGTACGTTTATTAAACCAAGAAGAAGAGATTGATTTGGTGCTATTGGATTTAAAGATGCCGGGCACCAATGGGATGTCTGGGTTAATTCAGTTGCGTGCGGAATATCCAGATTTACCGATTGTGGTGATTTCAGCCAGTGAAGAGAGCGCTATCGTATCGCAAGTGAAACACTATGGTGCTTTTGGGTTTATCCCCAAATCAAGCGACATGAAAACCCTCATTGCCGCTTTACGTCAGGTATTGGAAGGCGCGCCTTATTTTCCAGAAGAGATGTTAAACAATGGCCATGCGTTCGATGATGTCTCGGAACGTATTGCTTCTCTCACCCCACAGCAATACAAAGTCCTCAACATGCTCTCTGACGGCCTGCTCAATAAACAAATCGCTCATGAATTGCATGTCTCGGAAGCCACCATCAAAGCGCATTTAACTGCGATTTTCCGTAAATTAGACGTAAAAAATCGCACACAAGCCGTCATTTTACTCCAAGAACACCACAGCTAA
- a CDS encoding 7-cyano-7-deazaguanine/7-aminomethyl-7-deazaguanine transporter, whose product MTSFTAVQQRKALTYLVLFHLLVIASSNYLVQIPFTVFSLHTTWGAFTFPFIFLATDLTVRIYGPKLARRIIFFVMLPALMISYVLSVVFAQGSYQGFADMSTFNVFVARIAAASFMAYLLGQIMDIHVFNRLRQMKQWWVAPTASTLFGNALDTIAFFSIAFYQSPDSFMAEHWTEIALVDYSVKLIISLGLFVPMYGVLLNFLIRKLTTVNGQAFVASARS is encoded by the coding sequence ATGACTTCTTTTACTGCTGTTCAACAGCGCAAAGCGCTGACCTATCTTGTTCTCTTCCATTTGTTGGTGATTGCATCGAGTAACTATCTCGTGCAGATCCCATTTACCGTGTTTTCTCTGCATACCACGTGGGGAGCTTTTACCTTTCCGTTTATCTTTTTAGCAACGGACCTGACGGTGCGGATCTATGGGCCCAAGTTGGCGCGTCGCATCATCTTTTTTGTCATGCTACCCGCGTTAATGATCTCGTATGTCTTGTCGGTGGTGTTTGCGCAAGGCAGCTATCAAGGGTTTGCCGATATGAGCACCTTTAATGTCTTTGTTGCACGTATTGCGGCAGCAAGCTTTATGGCGTATCTATTGGGGCAGATCATGGATATCCATGTGTTTAACCGCTTACGTCAGATGAAGCAATGGTGGGTGGCTCCTACCGCGTCGACATTATTTGGTAATGCGCTTGATACGATCGCTTTTTTCAGTATTGCTTTTTATCAAAGCCCCGATAGTTTTATGGCTGAACACTGGACTGAAATTGCGCTTGTCGATTACAGCGTTAAGCTGATCATTAGTTTGGGGTTATTTGTACCAATGTACGGTGTGTTATTGAACTTCTTAATTCGTAAGCTCACCACCGTGAATGGTCAGGCGTTCGTCGCCAGTGCGAGATCATAG
- the gmk gene encoding guanylate kinase, translating into MSKGTLYIVSAPSGAGKSSLIAALLERNPTYAMKVSVSHTTRDMRPGEQDGKHYHFVEKAHFESLIAKGEFLEYAEVFGNYYGTSRVWIEETLEQGVDVFLDIDWQGARQIRKQMPHAKSLFILPPSREELQRRLTARGQDSQDIISARMSKAQAEISHYDEYDYVIINDDFDLAIMDFKAILRAERLKQDKQAAKYSAMFAALLAD; encoded by the coding sequence ATGAGCAAAGGCACGCTTTATATCGTTTCAGCGCCGAGTGGTGCTGGTAAATCGAGTTTAATTGCCGCTTTGTTGGAGCGTAACCCAACTTATGCAATGAAAGTTTCTGTATCACATACCACACGTGATATGCGACCTGGTGAGCAAGATGGCAAACATTATCACTTTGTAGAAAAAGCGCATTTTGAATCCTTAATTGCGAAAGGCGAATTCCTAGAATACGCCGAAGTCTTTGGTAATTACTATGGGACATCACGCGTTTGGATTGAAGAGACCTTAGAGCAAGGTGTCGATGTGTTTTTAGACATTGATTGGCAGGGGGCTCGCCAAATTCGTAAACAGATGCCACATGCCAAAAGCCTCTTTATTCTTCCACCATCCCGTGAAGAACTGCAGCGTCGCCTCACCGCACGCGGCCAAGATAGCCAAGACATCATTAGTGCACGCATGAGCAAAGCTCAAGCTGAGATTTCACACTATGATGAGTACGACTATGTCATCATCAATGATGACTTTGACCTCGCGATTATGGATTTTAAAGCCATTCTACGTGCGGAAAGATTGAAGCAAGATAAACAAGCTGCTAAATATAGTGCTATGTTTGCTGCTCTTTTGGCGGACTGA